The following proteins are co-located in the Dyadobacter chenwenxiniae genome:
- a CDS encoding alpha/beta hydrolase: MLRKFKIHTVIMLSILLANAQKGSAQIKPSGVADTSFSVLGSYRNESRHFPDIRIASPAMPASINASRNVPYRQSKSGRNLLLDIYQRKQRLPKPAPAILMVHGGGWRSGDRTHNTTLAQRLAEKGLITITADYSLSTEDLFPASVFDLKAAIRWIRAHAGDFNIDTSRIAILGFSAGGELAAFTGATNGSKKFEGSGEYLKHSSGVQAVIDIDGILAFIHPESGEGDDSKSISAATYWFGYPKSERPDLWIDGSPITHVSKQSPPYLFINSSVSRMHAGREDFIKKLNGFNIYSEVKTFPDAPHTFMFFDPWFEPTLQTIDNFLNQVFPAKTTR, translated from the coding sequence ATGCTCAGGAAATTCAAGATTCACACGGTAATTATGCTTTCCATTCTGCTTGCGAATGCGCAAAAGGGCTCGGCACAAATCAAACCGTCCGGCGTGGCCGACACCAGCTTTTCCGTGTTGGGTTCCTATCGCAACGAAAGCAGGCATTTTCCCGACATTCGAATTGCCAGCCCTGCAATGCCTGCCTCGATCAATGCCAGCCGCAATGTTCCGTACAGGCAAAGCAAATCGGGCCGGAACCTGTTGCTGGACATTTATCAAAGAAAACAACGGCTTCCAAAACCAGCGCCTGCGATCCTTATGGTCCATGGTGGAGGCTGGCGCTCGGGAGACCGTACGCATAACACAACACTGGCACAACGACTTGCGGAAAAAGGCCTTATCACCATAACCGCAGATTACAGTCTATCAACGGAAGATTTGTTTCCGGCGTCAGTATTTGACTTAAAAGCCGCAATTCGCTGGATCAGGGCACATGCGGGGGATTTTAACATTGACACATCACGGATTGCCATTCTCGGTTTTTCGGCAGGCGGGGAGCTGGCGGCCTTTACTGGCGCAACAAACGGGAGTAAGAAGTTCGAAGGTTCCGGCGAATATTTGAAGCATTCCAGTGGGGTGCAGGCCGTGATCGACATCGACGGGATCCTGGCCTTTATTCATCCGGAATCGGGCGAGGGCGATGATTCAAAATCTATTTCCGCAGCAACCTACTGGTTTGGCTATCCCAAAAGCGAGCGCCCAGATCTCTGGATCGACGGATCTCCAATCACACATGTCAGCAAGCAATCGCCGCCTTATCTGTTCATCAACAGCTCGGTAAGCCGCATGCATGCGGGCAGGGAGGATTTTATCAAAAAGCTGAATGGCTTCAACATTTATTCAGAAGTAAAAACATTCCCTGACGCACCGCACACATTCATGTTTTTTGATCCCTGGTTTGAACCAACGCTGCAAACGATTGATAACTTCCTGAACCAGGTATTTCCCGCCAAAACAACCAGATAG
- a CDS encoding FAD/NAD(P)-binding protein produces the protein MSLINITIIGGGACGISAFIELFLQLRIAKSHENVSITIIEENQEVGKGLAFGTKQPGHILNTQADLMGIHFTEPQHFSDWLIEHDARIGSEVVDNQGENKAFTTRRLYGDYLKEQFEHYFELAKKEGMRVEVIRASAIKIAKMTAGFDVHLSGNKKHACNYLVLAPGTPVANNYPELEDNKHYFGSPWPSTPLLENIPKDADVAILGSSLSAIDALMTLADNAYTGKITCYSLDGLMPRVQSDEHERIECKFLTLKKLHEIQRNELRNPTIKEIFRLFIQEAEAYADGAIDWKATKRMGKPADQLLAEDIEIARKGGDALVNIPYSLRYESSEMWKWLDESEKLKFKKWLGPYWAVNRHCMPLVNAERVRKLFETKQLSVVPRLKEVVFDENKNGFVLTCEDGQESVEKYLINATGPASSVKMMKSELMQNLAKDNLIEAENAGGIKINTETMQVIAGKKAYPNFYAVGHITNGLLLDVNAVWFNVKMIGNLSRHLISQIIGNPS, from the coding sequence ATGAGTTTGATAAACATTACGATTATTGGGGGCGGAGCGTGTGGCATATCTGCATTCATTGAGCTTTTTCTTCAATTGCGCATCGCAAAAAGTCACGAAAATGTCAGCATAACAATCATCGAAGAAAACCAGGAAGTTGGGAAAGGGCTTGCCTTCGGTACGAAGCAACCGGGTCATATTCTCAACACCCAAGCCGATTTGATGGGAATTCATTTCACGGAACCGCAACATTTCAGCGATTGGCTGATCGAGCACGATGCACGGATAGGCAGCGAAGTGGTTGATAACCAAGGTGAGAATAAAGCTTTCACAACCAGGCGGTTATATGGAGATTATCTGAAAGAACAATTTGAGCATTATTTTGAACTGGCCAAAAAAGAAGGCATGCGCGTGGAGGTGATCCGGGCGAGTGCCATCAAAATAGCCAAGATGACAGCCGGTTTCGATGTGCATTTATCAGGAAATAAAAAGCACGCGTGCAACTATCTGGTGCTGGCGCCGGGCACACCGGTTGCGAATAACTATCCGGAATTAGAAGACAATAAGCATTATTTCGGCTCCCCCTGGCCATCGACGCCCCTTTTGGAAAACATTCCCAAAGATGCGGATGTGGCCATTCTGGGTTCAAGCCTAAGTGCCATCGATGCATTGATGACGCTGGCCGATAATGCTTACACAGGAAAAATCACATGCTACTCTCTTGACGGGCTTATGCCCCGTGTGCAGTCAGATGAACATGAAAGGATCGAATGCAAGTTTTTGACACTCAAAAAACTGCACGAAATCCAGCGGAATGAGCTGAGAAATCCGACTATTAAGGAAATCTTCCGTCTTTTCATACAGGAAGCGGAAGCATACGCCGATGGGGCAATTGATTGGAAAGCCACAAAAAGAATGGGAAAGCCCGCCGATCAGCTCCTTGCGGAAGACATTGAAATTGCCAGGAAAGGCGGTGACGCACTGGTGAATATTCCTTATTCGCTCCGGTATGAGAGTTCGGAGATGTGGAAATGGCTGGATGAATCGGAGAAACTTAAATTTAAAAAATGGCTGGGTCCTTACTGGGCCGTAAATCGCCATTGTATGCCGCTTGTGAACGCGGAAAGGGTCCGCAAGCTTTTTGAAACGAAGCAACTTAGCGTGGTGCCGCGTTTGAAAGAAGTGGTCTTTGATGAAAATAAAAACGGGTTTGTGCTGACTTGCGAGGACGGACAGGAGTCCGTTGAAAAATATCTTATTAACGCAACGGGGCCAGCTTCTTCCGTCAAAATGATGAAGTCGGAGCTGATGCAGAACCTGGCGAAGGATAATTTAATTGAAGCCGAGAATGCTGGCGGGATCAAGATCAACACCGAAACAATGCAGGTGATCGCAGGTAAAAAAGCTTACCCCAACTTCTATGCGGTCGGGCATATTACGAATGGCCTGCTGCTCGATGTGAACGCGGTTTGGTTTAATGTAAAAATGATCGGCAATTTATCTCGTCACCTTATCAGTCAGATCATTGGAAACCCTTCTTAA
- a CDS encoding AEC family transporter, protein METLLKLYGELLPVMAFIPAGYLISKKFDFNSDYVSKPLINVLLPLLVFTNMLDAEASKLVVLPILTFLLALGMNFAAKLVQNKLASETDPLLLRSSFSFFNIAFFGIPTVTALFGEDKVSVLICIYLGSALYGDTIGYYQVAKTKFPAKKAFREMLSIPFLYVFVAGIICKVAGLETPEVVKPALGVVSFAVSAAGMMIVGCQLANVDFKHIKIPYFSKLLGFRTFAAAVILAVIAFAASFIAKDLEEEDYKMLALVPLFPVAANVTVFAAFLKADEEQSSILVFLSMLLSVVLVSIATFFLQ, encoded by the coding sequence TTGGAAACCCTTCTTAAACTCTACGGGGAGCTTTTGCCGGTAATGGCATTTATCCCAGCCGGCTATCTGATCAGCAAGAAATTCGATTTCAACTCAGATTATGTGAGCAAGCCGCTGATCAATGTGCTTTTGCCCTTGCTTGTCTTTACCAACATGCTCGATGCGGAAGCATCCAAGCTGGTCGTCCTGCCGATATTGACTTTTTTGCTGGCATTAGGGATGAACTTTGCAGCCAAACTGGTACAGAACAAACTTGCTTCCGAAACAGATCCCCTGTTATTGCGCAGCTCTTTTTCATTTTTCAACATTGCATTTTTCGGCATTCCAACGGTTACTGCCCTGTTTGGAGAGGACAAGGTTAGTGTGCTGATATGCATTTACCTGGGCTCAGCTTTGTATGGCGATACGATCGGTTACTATCAGGTTGCGAAGACCAAATTTCCTGCTAAGAAAGCATTCAGGGAAATGTTGAGCATCCCGTTTCTTTATGTTTTTGTTGCCGGCATCATCTGTAAGGTAGCCGGGTTAGAAACGCCGGAAGTGGTGAAGCCTGCGCTTGGTGTTGTTAGCTTCGCCGTGTCCGCAGCGGGAATGATGATCGTTGGTTGTCAGCTGGCCAATGTCGATTTTAAGCACATTAAAATACCGTATTTTTCAAAATTGCTCGGCTTCCGCACATTCGCGGCGGCTGTTATCCTGGCCGTAATTGCATTTGCCGCATCTTTTATTGCCAAGGATTTGGAGGAAGAAGATTATAAGATGCTGGCCCTGGTTCCACTTTTTCCGGTTGCAGCGAATGTGACTGTATTTGCGGCCTTCCTCAAAGCGGATGAAGAACAGTCTTCTATTCTGGTATTTCTGTCCATGTTGCTGTCCGTTGTGCTTGTCTCAATAGCAACTTTTTTCCTGCAATAA
- a CDS encoding GH92 family glycosyl hydrolase, with protein MNKLSSKNIFHFVLVILCACNGIHAQEKPVYTQYVNTFIGTAPLTDPKILGYELPDGWRSWAGLTFPGSSLPNAMVQLSPMTEYGSGAGYEYEDSLILGFTHTNKGHWNLCNIPVLPLSNPGAKFGSRFSHKNESASPGFYQVYLDDYKVNVKLTSTLRAGFHQYEYKNNKGRQILFDLAKANNKIANWNIEKVGDNVVQGYQQTGEKIYFYASLNTNIARLEEKEEGAGSGYAIVHLADGNGPVELKIGISFVSVANAKENLEKEIGNKTFDRIRNEATGKWEKLLSSIQVKGGTGKQKQMLYSCLYRSFLWPALRSDVNGEFTDAQKNVTKTGFDYYTEPSLWDTYRNKDVLLGLISPQVTLDVIKSMRDVGDKSGFIPTFFHGDHGASSIAGAYLRGISDFDIKGTYEILLKNANVEGGARPYIKEYKALGFIPDPDIANPEVETKAAAGVSKTLEYAYDDYSVAQIAKSLGDTANYRMLMARSNNYKNMFDPSTRFMRGKLANGDWIKPFDPQYPYYEYMYREANAWQVSFFAPHDMPGLIALYGGPAGFESKLDSLFTVPWNPKHIARNVETMVGQYCHGNQPDHEAPFSYHFIGKPEKSQAQLDNILNNLYGIGDNGLALCGMDDAGEMSAWYVFTSLGLYPFSATDPEYLVTVPLFDEVKWRTSNGKVITVKKPGNGRALTTIKVNGKEMKGYHVPHELFKHGGEIEILTR; from the coding sequence ATGAATAAACTCAGTTCCAAAAACATTTTTCATTTCGTGTTGGTCATACTGTGTGCCTGTAATGGTATTCACGCTCAGGAGAAACCAGTCTATACGCAATATGTAAACACATTCATAGGGACCGCGCCACTAACGGATCCTAAAATACTGGGTTATGAATTGCCGGATGGCTGGCGCTCCTGGGCAGGGCTTACATTTCCGGGAAGTTCGCTGCCCAATGCTATGGTACAGCTAAGCCCGATGACAGAATATGGCTCCGGCGCGGGTTATGAATATGAAGATTCGCTGATCCTGGGTTTTACGCATACCAACAAAGGACATTGGAATTTATGCAACATTCCGGTCTTACCGTTATCCAATCCGGGTGCCAAATTCGGTTCGCGGTTTAGCCATAAAAATGAAAGTGCATCGCCAGGTTTTTATCAGGTGTATCTGGATGATTATAAGGTCAATGTAAAGCTTACATCCACACTGCGGGCCGGGTTTCACCAGTATGAATACAAAAACAACAAAGGAAGGCAAATCCTTTTCGACCTGGCAAAGGCCAATAACAAAATCGCCAACTGGAACATTGAAAAGGTGGGTGACAATGTGGTGCAGGGTTACCAGCAAACGGGAGAAAAAATTTATTTCTATGCCAGTCTGAATACTAACATTGCCAGGCTTGAAGAAAAAGAAGAAGGTGCGGGGAGCGGTTATGCAATCGTGCATTTGGCCGATGGTAACGGGCCTGTGGAGCTTAAAATTGGCATTTCGTTTGTCAGTGTAGCCAATGCGAAGGAAAATTTAGAAAAAGAAATTGGTAACAAAACTTTTGACCGGATCCGGAACGAAGCAACCGGCAAATGGGAAAAGCTGCTGTCCTCGATCCAGGTGAAGGGCGGAACCGGCAAGCAAAAGCAAATGCTGTATTCTTGTTTGTACCGCTCATTTCTCTGGCCAGCATTGCGCAGCGATGTAAACGGAGAATTCACGGATGCACAAAAGAATGTTACAAAAACCGGCTTCGACTATTACACAGAACCTTCGTTATGGGACACTTACAGAAATAAAGATGTGCTGCTCGGGCTGATTTCTCCCCAGGTGACGCTGGATGTGATCAAATCCATGAGGGATGTGGGCGATAAAAGCGGTTTTATTCCGACATTCTTTCACGGGGATCATGGCGCTTCTTCCATTGCCGGGGCCTACCTGCGCGGAATCAGCGATTTTGATATCAAAGGCACTTATGAAATATTACTGAAAAATGCCAATGTGGAAGGCGGCGCGCGTCCTTATATTAAAGAATACAAAGCGCTGGGTTTCATTCCTGATCCTGATATTGCGAATCCCGAAGTGGAAACGAAAGCTGCCGCGGGCGTATCCAAAACATTGGAATATGCTTATGACGATTATTCTGTTGCACAAATTGCGAAAAGTCTTGGTGATACAGCCAATTACAGGATGCTCATGGCGCGGTCTAATAACTACAAAAATATGTTTGATCCCTCAACGAGGTTTATGCGTGGAAAATTGGCGAATGGCGACTGGATTAAGCCATTTGACCCGCAATATCCCTATTATGAATACATGTACCGGGAAGCGAATGCATGGCAGGTTTCCTTCTTTGCACCGCACGATATGCCGGGTCTGATCGCATTGTATGGAGGCCCGGCCGGTTTTGAATCGAAGCTGGACTCGCTGTTTACAGTTCCCTGGAACCCGAAGCACATTGCCCGGAATGTGGAAACGATGGTCGGGCAATATTGCCATGGCAACCAGCCCGACCATGAGGCGCCATTTTCTTACCATTTTATAGGCAAGCCCGAAAAATCGCAGGCGCAGCTGGACAACATTCTCAACAATCTGTACGGAATTGGAGACAATGGCCTTGCGCTGTGCGGGATGGACGATGCGGGTGAAATGTCCGCGTGGTATGTATTTACATCGCTCGGCTTATATCCGTTTTCGGCCACAGACCCTGAGTATCTGGTGACGGTCCCGCTTTTTGACGAGGTCAAATGGCGAACAAGTAACGGAAAAGTCATTACTGTCAAAAAGCCGGGCAATGGCAGGGCATTGACTACTATTAAAGTGAACGGGAAGGAAATGAAGGGCTATCATGTTCCTCATGAGCTATTTAAACATGGTGGTGAAATTGAAATTTTGACAAGGTGA
- a CDS encoding sensor histidine kinase, translating to MAKHKSEKLVQAGELAAFLRTRREVLLNKWRERCDADPLLSRKSSFSREEFNDQVPVLLDILDHSLKLMKPSNDPVEVSSQHGLHRWQSGYSLQELMIELEHLFAILIHEVSGFDPDYTKMDTENASHVYRELNRLYSEASRGSVLYYHELRQTAAAEQAASLQAALDQLYQMSKERNEHLRHSSHDLRSSFSVMLMASQLSQTPSSEKERSELMTIINRNLASVRDMLLQLTDYARIEAGQETLEIKQLNVSALIREVVENARPVAEMRKLTLTAEGPEKLEIMSDKVQIQRILQNLLYNALKYTEKGGIYVSWTNENDSRWVLSIQDTGPGFQEDTPTGLFVGQLKPASHTTAIHKQVPVEKPAPTVSDKNEDLKESEGLGLFIVKKICELMKATMDIESRPETGTLVRIRFQAKQEPNAKA from the coding sequence ATGGCAAAACATAAATCTGAAAAACTTGTGCAGGCTGGCGAACTGGCCGCCTTTCTGCGCACGCGCAGGGAAGTGCTGCTGAACAAATGGCGCGAAAGGTGCGATGCAGATCCCTTGCTCAGCAGGAAAAGCAGTTTTTCAAGAGAAGAATTCAACGACCAGGTCCCGGTGTTGCTCGACATTCTCGACCACAGCCTGAAACTAATGAAACCTTCCAATGACCCGGTCGAGGTCTCAAGCCAGCACGGGCTTCACCGCTGGCAAAGCGGTTATTCACTGCAGGAATTGATGATCGAATTGGAGCACCTTTTCGCGATCCTGATTCATGAGGTGTCGGGTTTTGATCCGGATTATACAAAAATGGACACCGAAAATGCGTCGCACGTTTACCGCGAGCTGAACAGGCTGTATTCAGAAGCGAGCCGGGGGAGTGTTTTGTATTACCACGAGCTCCGGCAGACAGCGGCGGCGGAACAAGCAGCCAGTCTGCAGGCTGCCCTGGATCAATTATACCAGATGAGCAAGGAAAGGAATGAACATTTACGGCACAGCTCACATGATCTGCGATCCAGCTTCAGTGTGATGTTAATGGCCTCGCAGCTTTCGCAGACGCCTTCATCCGAAAAAGAGCGATCGGAATTGATGACCATTATCAACCGCAACCTGGCGTCGGTCCGTGATATGCTCCTGCAATTAACCGATTACGCCCGCATAGAGGCCGGCCAGGAGACGCTGGAAATCAAGCAATTGAATGTCAGCGCATTGATCAGGGAAGTGGTGGAAAATGCGAGGCCGGTAGCCGAAATGCGCAAACTGACGCTTACCGCCGAAGGCCCTGAAAAACTGGAAATAATGAGCGACAAGGTCCAGATCCAGCGCATTTTACAAAATCTGTTATATAACGCACTAAAATACACGGAAAAGGGTGGCATATACGTAAGCTGGACAAATGAGAATGATTCCCGCTGGGTTTTGAGCATTCAGGATACGGGCCCTGGCTTTCAGGAAGATACGCCGACAGGATTGTTTGTAGGTCAGCTCAAACCGGCTTCCCACACCACAGCCATTCACAAGCAGGTGCCGGTAGAGAAACCGGCGCCGACAGTTTCCGATAAGAATGAGGATTTAAAAGAAAGTGAAGGACTAGGCCTTTTCATTGTCAAAAAAATCTGCGAACTGATGAAAGCGACTATGGATATTGAAAGCAGGCCTGAAACCGGAACGCTCGTAAGGATCCGCTTTCAGGCCAAACAGGAGCCTAATGCAAAAGCATAA
- a CDS encoding GreA/GreB family elongation factor, with amino-acid sequence MNTLRNHVILGEDDFRMLKQFAENFSSTNANEMSLSYELNRAIVVENDELPPDSIRLNSEVKVRELTTNKEMEFSIVMPAFADIKQKKISVLTPMGAALIGLCKGETVEWKVPAGMKKFQVLDVRQVG; translated from the coding sequence ATGAATACGCTAAGAAATCATGTAATACTTGGAGAAGATGATTTTCGCATGTTAAAGCAGTTTGCAGAAAATTTCAGCAGCACCAATGCGAACGAAATGTCACTTTCCTACGAGCTGAACAGGGCCATTGTGGTTGAAAACGACGAGTTGCCGCCAGACAGCATCCGCTTGAATTCAGAGGTTAAAGTTCGGGAGCTGACGACCAATAAAGAAATGGAATTTTCCATTGTTATGCCCGCTTTTGCAGACATTAAACAGAAAAAAATCTCCGTCCTGACGCCCATGGGTGCTGCTTTGATCGGGCTTTGCAAGGGAGAAACCGTGGAGTGGAAAGTGCCCGCGGGCATGAAGAAATTCCAGGTTCTTGACGTAAGGCAGGTTGGATGA
- a CDS encoding Crp/Fnr family transcriptional regulator, with protein MRHPLIEHISKQVQVAPEEEALILSFFQSVRAKKKQNLVEAGNPCSALFFVVEGCIRMFHLSEKGIEQTIQFALENWWLTDFSAFTLQQNTGFTIQAVENSELLVIDVKNQERLLEQLPKLERYFRFVYQRGYGAAQVRMKFHHDLSREKLYQNFVENYPQFVQRVPQYLIASYLGFTPEYLSELRKKRS; from the coding sequence ATGAGACATCCGCTTATCGAACACATCAGCAAGCAAGTGCAGGTGGCACCGGAAGAGGAAGCATTGATATTATCATTTTTTCAATCTGTCCGTGCGAAGAAGAAGCAAAACCTGGTGGAGGCCGGAAATCCTTGTTCCGCGCTTTTCTTCGTTGTGGAAGGCTGCATCCGCATGTTTCACCTGAGCGAAAAAGGGATCGAACAAACCATTCAGTTTGCCCTTGAAAACTGGTGGCTTACAGACTTTTCAGCATTTACATTGCAGCAAAACACCGGTTTCACCATTCAGGCTGTTGAAAATTCGGAGTTGCTGGTCATTGATGTGAAGAATCAGGAAAGACTTCTGGAACAGTTACCTAAGCTGGAAAGATATTTCCGGTTTGTTTATCAGCGGGGCTATGGGGCAGCGCAGGTGCGGATGAAGTTTCACCACGATCTGTCCCGCGAAAAGCTGTATCAGAACTTTGTCGAAAACTACCCGCAGTTCGTGCAACGCGTGCCGCAATATTTGATAGCGTCCTACCTGGGTTTTACGCCCGAGTATTTGAGTGAGCTGCGAAAAAAGCGATCTTGA
- a CDS encoding alpha-amylase — MDNYTMFQFFEWYYPADGTLWKHFKNEAARLKNMGIDSVWLPPAHKGMEGAASSGYDSYDLFDLGEFDQKGSVRTKYGTKQELIDAIAAGKEAGLQVYCDIVLNHMGGADEKETVPVKEVTPENRNEFVSDTFEIEAYTKFTFPGRAGQYSQFVWDYQCFSGVDFNASTEQNAIYSIQNQYGDGWQDVMDLENGNYDYLMLSDIEFRNPHVRQELKNWGEWFVETVNCDGFRLDAIKHMDPAFFNEWLDHLRGKYQKEFYAVGKYWAPYDLGSMLAYIEATDKRVSLFDAPLQANFYRASKENEHYDLRTILDDTLVQTMPELAVTLVENHDTQPLQSLEQTVEGWFRPMAYAIILLREAGYPCVFYSDLYGSKYKDKGNDEEEHEITLEKLNVLETLLHVRKKCAYGTQHDYFDDINCIGWTREGNDSHENSGCAVLISNHENVSKTMFVGQQHAGKTFVDYLGFVTEPVIIGEDGTAEFRANGRSVSVWAI; from the coding sequence ATGGATAATTATACAATGTTTCAATTCTTTGAATGGTACTATCCTGCGGACGGAACCTTATGGAAACATTTCAAAAATGAAGCGGCCCGACTCAAAAATATGGGCATTGACTCAGTATGGCTGCCGCCCGCACACAAGGGCATGGAAGGTGCCGCATCTTCCGGCTATGATTCCTACGATTTATTCGACCTGGGAGAATTTGATCAAAAAGGCTCCGTAAGAACAAAATACGGGACAAAACAGGAATTGATTGATGCCATTGCTGCCGGTAAGGAAGCGGGGTTGCAGGTTTATTGTGACATTGTTTTGAACCATATGGGCGGCGCGGACGAAAAGGAAACTGTGCCTGTAAAAGAAGTGACGCCGGAAAACCGCAATGAATTTGTGAGCGACACTTTTGAAATTGAGGCTTATACAAAATTTACATTTCCGGGCCGGGCCGGACAGTATTCACAATTTGTGTGGGATTATCAATGCTTTTCGGGTGTGGATTTTAATGCATCAACTGAGCAAAATGCCATTTACAGCATTCAAAATCAATATGGCGACGGCTGGCAGGATGTAATGGACCTGGAAAATGGCAATTATGATTACCTGATGCTTTCAGACATCGAATTCCGCAATCCGCATGTGCGTCAGGAGTTGAAAAACTGGGGCGAATGGTTCGTGGAAACGGTGAATTGTGACGGTTTCAGGTTGGATGCGATCAAACATATGGACCCTGCATTTTTCAATGAATGGCTGGACCACTTGCGTGGCAAATATCAGAAAGAGTTTTACGCGGTCGGCAAATACTGGGCGCCGTATGACCTGGGCTCCATGCTGGCTTACATTGAAGCCACCGACAAGCGTGTTTCGTTGTTCGATGCGCCACTGCAAGCCAACTTTTACAGGGCATCCAAAGAAAATGAACATTACGATCTTCGTACGATTTTGGACGATACATTGGTTCAAACCATGCCGGAGCTCGCGGTAACGCTGGTGGAAAACCATGACACACAACCGCTGCAATCATTGGAACAAACCGTCGAAGGTTGGTTCAGACCCATGGCATATGCGATTATCCTGCTCCGTGAAGCGGGTTATCCATGTGTTTTTTACAGCGATTTATATGGGTCAAAATACAAAGACAAAGGCAATGATGAGGAAGAGCATGAAATCACATTGGAAAAACTGAATGTGCTGGAAACGCTGCTCCATGTCAGGAAAAAGTGCGCATATGGCACACAGCATGACTATTTTGACGACATCAACTGCATTGGCTGGACGCGCGAGGGAAACGATTCTCACGAAAATTCCGGCTGTGCAGTGTTAATCTCCAATCATGAAAATGTTTCAAAAACGATGTTTGTAGGCCAGCAGCACGCTGGTAAGACCTTCGTTGACTATTTAGGTTTCGTTACAGAACCGGTGATAATCGGTGAAGATGGGACTGCCGAATTCCGGGCAAACGGTCGTTCCGTGAGTGTGTGGGCGATTTAA